A genomic region of Micromonospora sp. NBRC 110009 contains the following coding sequences:
- a CDS encoding helix-turn-helix domain-containing protein: MTTWRIGDAAALVGVPTHVLRHWEEVGALEPARLANGHRIYDDETITRARLIRLCQRAGMSLTEIGDLYRGDGQRRAALVRDRRDRIADQIRRLHAAQDFLDHVLACAHPIVSTCPECSSFAARSASDARQSELALRD; encoded by the coding sequence GTGACGACGTGGCGAATCGGAGATGCGGCGGCGCTGGTCGGCGTCCCGACACATGTGCTGCGGCATTGGGAGGAGGTCGGGGCGCTCGAACCGGCCCGGCTCGCCAACGGGCATCGGATCTACGACGACGAGACGATCACGCGGGCGCGTCTGATCCGGCTCTGCCAGCGGGCTGGCATGTCACTGACCGAGATCGGAGACCTGTATCGCGGCGACGGTCAGCGCCGCGCCGCGCTGGTGCGTGACCGACGGGACCGGATCGCCGACCAGATCCGGCGACTACACGCCGCACAGGACTTCCTTGATCACGTACTCGCCTGCGCGCACCCAATCGTGTCGACCTGCCCCGAGTGCAGCAGCTTCGCCGCCAGGTCGGCATCAGACGCACGCCAGTCAGAACTGGCTCTTCGTGATTGA
- a CDS encoding L,D-transpeptidase family protein, whose translation MKRVWFASRVVTLAAVVLVGAGACAPDPQGDGSGAGAPAPVGLTEQVSGAGATPTPDQPTGSPSEQPSRTATPQPSRTTSTPKPTATTKSSGSTGCPRGEHQRAVETYLARLGGFGKVTVDGKQSAADCTAIKKFQRRYGISPAAGRAGATTYDVAKRLATTDVHRCKAGSGLTFCVDLTHQTVWAMRGGKVIMGPTVTRTGMSGYATPSGTYHVGGRNLREWSNPYEVWLPYWQQFTGGIGFHETTTYLHNKSIGSHGCVNLLHRDAVRLWELGSIGTRVSVFGRRPGT comes from the coding sequence ATGAAGCGTGTCTGGTTCGCCAGCAGGGTCGTCACCCTGGCGGCGGTGGTGCTGGTCGGCGCCGGGGCGTGCGCGCCCGATCCGCAGGGCGACGGATCCGGGGCGGGCGCCCCGGCCCCCGTCGGCCTGACGGAACAGGTATCGGGGGCGGGCGCGACGCCCACGCCGGACCAGCCGACCGGGTCCCCCTCGGAACAGCCGAGCCGGACGGCCACTCCGCAGCCCAGCCGCACGACCAGCACACCCAAGCCGACCGCCACGACGAAGTCGAGCGGGTCCACCGGCTGCCCGCGGGGCGAGCACCAGCGGGCCGTCGAGACGTACCTGGCCCGGCTGGGCGGGTTCGGCAAGGTGACCGTGGACGGGAAGCAGTCGGCCGCCGACTGCACCGCGATCAAGAAGTTCCAGCGCCGCTACGGGATCAGCCCCGCCGCCGGCCGCGCCGGCGCCACCACGTACGACGTGGCGAAGCGGCTGGCCACCACCGACGTGCACCGCTGCAAGGCCGGCTCCGGCCTCACCTTCTGCGTCGACCTGACCCACCAGACCGTGTGGGCGATGCGCGGCGGCAAGGTGATCATGGGTCCGACGGTCACCCGCACCGGCATGTCCGGGTACGCCACCCCGTCCGGCACCTACCACGTCGGTGGACGGAACCTGCGGGAATGGTCCAACCCGTACGAGGTGTGGCTGCCCTACTGGCAGCAGTTCACCGGCGGGATCGGCTTCCACGAGACCACGACGTACCTGCACAACAAGTCGATCGGCTCGCACGGCTGCGTCAACCTGCTGCACCGCGACGCGGTACGTCTCTGGGAGTTGGGCTCGATCGGCACCCGGGTGTCCGTCTTCGGCCGCCGCCCCGGCACCTGA
- a CDS encoding DivIVA domain-containing protein, which translates to MIRRLAGRRDERRPIEEGIRRQPLRPWQIRDRCFNVRRHGLDPVEIRAFLYRVADELAVAQTALVAVQEENVRIKNALREWQSAQSANRRYR; encoded by the coding sequence CTGATCCGTCGGCTGGCGGGCCGACGCGACGAGCGACGACCGATCGAAGAAGGCATCAGAAGGCAACCGCTCCGGCCGTGGCAGATCCGCGACCGGTGCTTCAACGTCCGCCGGCACGGCCTCGATCCGGTCGAGATCCGTGCCTTCCTGTACCGCGTCGCCGACGAACTGGCCGTCGCGCAGACGGCCCTGGTCGCGGTGCAGGAGGAGAACGTACGGATCAAGAACGCCCTGCGCGAGTGGCAGAGCGCCCAGTCGGCGAACCGCCGCTACCGATGA
- a CDS encoding MBL fold metallo-hydrolase yields the protein MIHTVREAAVAAGALAAVPYRLIRPRPIDRRFLAGLSDAGIPPGDVEVELIALNQTVRSVPTPLIAEAVRKPRRVGNALTTYVIRHPEVTVLLDPSVCTDVGDRVIGELPWTLRPVVQPRYQVLPTTTALERAGIPADTIDFALPTHLHWDHVCGLLDLPGLPVMVRERERDWMMSGAAAPAGGVRAALQGRRLDSYELEGPPVLTFERSHDLLGDGSMIMVELAGHTPGSAGVLLRTPNGPVLVAGDAAWHGLQIEHVRQKAPYPGWLVDDDRDGAFHTLHRLHAVRNQVRIIPTHDPSA from the coding sequence ATGATCCACACGGTCCGTGAGGCCGCGGTGGCGGCCGGTGCGCTGGCTGCGGTGCCGTACCGCCTGATCCGGCCGCGTCCGATCGACCGGCGCTTCCTGGCCGGGCTGTCCGACGCCGGTATCCCGCCCGGGGATGTCGAGGTCGAGCTGATCGCATTGAACCAGACGGTGCGGTCGGTGCCGACGCCACTGATCGCCGAGGCCGTCCGGAAACCGCGCCGGGTCGGCAATGCCCTGACCACGTACGTGATCCGGCATCCGGAGGTCACCGTGCTGCTCGACCCGTCGGTCTGCACCGACGTCGGCGACCGGGTGATCGGCGAGCTGCCGTGGACGTTGCGGCCGGTGGTGCAGCCGCGCTATCAGGTGCTGCCGACCACGACGGCGCTGGAACGGGCCGGCATTCCGGCCGACACGATCGACTTCGCACTACCCACCCATCTGCACTGGGACCACGTCTGCGGACTGCTCGACCTTCCCGGGCTGCCGGTGATGGTGCGGGAGCGCGAACGAGACTGGATGATGTCCGGCGCCGCCGCACCAGCAGGCGGGGTCCGAGCCGCACTCCAGGGCCGCCGGCTGGACAGCTACGAGTTGGAGGGGCCGCCGGTGCTCACCTTCGAGCGCAGTCACGACCTGCTCGGCGACGGGTCAATGATCATGGTCGAGCTGGCCGGGCACACGCCGGGGAGTGCCGGTGTCCTGCTGCGTACCCCCAACGGACCGGTGCTGGTCGCCGGTGACGCGGCCTGGCACGGGCTGCAGATCGAACACGTCCGGCAGAAGGCGCCGTACCCGGGCTGGCTCGTCGACGACGACCGCGACGGAGCCTTCCATACACTGCACCGGCTGCATGCTGTCCGGAACCAGGTCCGCATCATCCCCACCCACGACCCGAGCGCCTGA
- a CDS encoding DNA repair helicase XPB produces the protein MSGGPLIVQSDKTLLLEIDHPDAQACRMAIAPFAELERSPEHVHTYRLTPLGLWNARAAGHDAEGVVDTLIKYSRYPVPHALLVDVAETMDRYGRLQLANDPAHGLVLRALDRVVLVEVAKSKKLAGMLGAKIDDDTIQVHPSERGRLKQALLKLGWPAEDLAGYVDGEAHPIELAEAGKDGRKPWTLRSYQREAVDAFWAGGSGVVVLPCGAGKTLVGAAAMAEAKATTLILVTNTVAGRQWKRELIARTSLTEEEIGEYSGERKEIRPVTIATYQVLTSRKKGTFTHLDLFGARDWGLVIYDEVHLLPAPIFRFTADLQARRRLGLTATLVREDGREGDVFSLIGPKRYDAPWKDIESQGWIAPAECTEVRVTLTDAERMAYATAEAEERYRMAATARTKLPVVRALVDRHPDEQVLVIGGYIDQLHQLGEYLDAPIVQGSTTNKERERLFDAFRSGEVRTLVISKVGNFSIDLPEAAVAIQVSGTFGSRQEEAQRLGRVLRPKSDGRQAHFYTVVSRDTIDTEYAAHRQRFLAEQGYAYTIVDADDVLGPSLPSFD, from the coding sequence GTGAGCGGTGGACCACTGATCGTGCAGTCGGACAAGACCCTGCTGCTGGAGATCGACCACCCGGACGCGCAGGCCTGCCGGATGGCCATCGCGCCGTTCGCCGAGCTGGAGCGCTCCCCCGAGCACGTGCACACCTATCGGCTGACCCCGCTGGGCCTGTGGAACGCCCGGGCCGCCGGCCACGACGCCGAGGGCGTGGTCGACACGCTGATCAAGTACTCCCGCTACCCGGTGCCGCACGCGCTGCTGGTCGACGTTGCCGAGACCATGGACCGGTACGGCCGGCTCCAGCTCGCCAACGACCCGGCGCACGGCCTGGTGCTGCGCGCCCTGGACCGGGTGGTGCTGGTCGAGGTCGCCAAGAGCAAGAAGCTCGCCGGCATGCTCGGCGCGAAGATCGACGACGACACCATCCAGGTGCACCCGTCCGAGCGGGGCCGGCTCAAGCAGGCGCTGCTCAAGCTCGGCTGGCCCGCCGAGGACCTGGCCGGGTACGTCGACGGCGAGGCCCACCCGATCGAGCTGGCCGAAGCCGGCAAGGACGGCCGGAAGCCGTGGACCCTGCGGTCCTACCAGCGGGAGGCCGTGGACGCGTTCTGGGCCGGCGGGTCCGGCGTGGTCGTGCTGCCCTGCGGCGCCGGCAAGACCCTCGTGGGCGCGGCGGCGATGGCCGAGGCGAAGGCCACCACGCTGATCCTGGTCACCAACACGGTCGCCGGCCGGCAGTGGAAGCGGGAGCTGATCGCCCGCACCTCGCTCACCGAGGAGGAGATCGGCGAGTACTCGGGCGAGCGCAAGGAGATCCGCCCGGTCACCATCGCCACGTACCAGGTGCTCACCTCGCGCAAGAAGGGCACCTTCACCCACCTGGACCTGTTCGGCGCCCGCGACTGGGGCCTGGTCATCTACGACGAGGTCCACCTGCTGCCCGCGCCGATCTTCCGGTTCACCGCGGACCTCCAGGCCCGCCGCCGGCTCGGCCTCACGGCGACTCTGGTACGCGAGGACGGCCGCGAGGGTGACGTGTTCAGCCTGATCGGCCCCAAGCGGTACGACGCGCCGTGGAAGGACATCGAGTCGCAGGGCTGGATCGCCCCGGCCGAGTGCACCGAGGTCCGGGTCACCCTCACCGACGCCGAGCGGATGGCGTACGCGACCGCGGAGGCCGAGGAGCGCTACCGGATGGCGGCGACCGCCCGCACCAAGCTGCCGGTGGTCCGCGCCCTCGTGGACCGGCACCCGGACGAGCAGGTGCTGGTCATCGGCGGGTACATCGACCAGCTGCACCAGCTCGGGGAATACCTGGACGCGCCCATCGTGCAGGGGTCCACCACCAACAAGGAGCGGGAGCGGCTGTTCGACGCGTTCCGGTCCGGGGAGGTGCGGACGCTGGTCATCTCGAAGGTCGGCAACTTCTCCATCGACCTGCCCGAGGCGGCGGTGGCGATCCAGGTGTCGGGGACGTTCGGGTCACGGCAGGAGGAGGCGCAGCGGCTCGGCCGGGTGCTCCGGCCGAAGTCCGACGGCCGCCAGGCGCACTTCTACACCGTGGTCTCCCGGGACACGATCGACACCGAGTACGCGGCGCACCGGCAGCGGTTCCTGGCCGAGCAGGGGTACGCGTACACCATCGTGGACGCCGACGACGTCCTCGGGCCCTCGCTGCCGTCGTTCGACTGA
- a CDS encoding cold-shock protein, with protein sequence MPTGRVKWYDAAKGYGFVTSDEGGDVFLPKGALPTGVTDLKGGQRVDFSVVDSRRGAQAMGVKLLEAPPSVAELRRRPAEELHGLVEDMIKVLEAKVQPDLRRGRFPDRKTAQKIAQLVHAVARELEV encoded by the coding sequence GTGCCGACGGGTCGAGTGAAGTGGTACGACGCGGCCAAGGGATACGGGTTCGTCACCAGTGACGAGGGTGGCGACGTGTTCCTGCCCAAGGGCGCGCTACCGACGGGCGTCACCGACCTGAAGGGCGGCCAGCGGGTCGATTTCAGCGTGGTCGACAGCCGCCGGGGCGCCCAGGCGATGGGGGTCAAGCTGCTGGAGGCGCCGCCGTCCGTGGCGGAGCTGCGCCGGCGGCCGGCCGAGGAGCTGCACGGCCTGGTCGAGGACATGATCAAGGTGCTGGAGGCGAAGGTCCAGCCGGACCTGCGCCGGGGCCGCTTCCCGGACCGGAAGACCGCGCAGAAGATCGCTCAGCTGGTCCACGCGGTGGCGCGCGAGCTGGAGGTCTGA
- a CDS encoding helicase-associated domain-containing protein codes for MTTSLADHLRTLPDEALAALLQLRPDLVVPVPADVSALAIRAQSRVSVARALDGLDQFTLQILDAARLTRDPAGGGTSTDAVLAMATAGEHPPAPTAVRGAVDRLRGLFLLYGPEHDLRVVGGVDEVSPYPAGLGRPAAELDARTAALCADPAKLRRTLLAAPPSARAILDRLAAGPPVGTVPPGALEAPATGAEDVLPPDLVNGGAPTGSPIRWLVEHRLLVRMSAVKGGGTVELPREVGLLLRRDAGPLGPLRTSPPVVASPAREAKAVDSAGAGQTMEVVRQTEALLESLAAEPAPVLRSGGVGVRDLRRLARGLGLDDATTALLFEVAYAAGLVGELELTGAVTARYGGDQQILPTGGYEVWRAASLAQRWEQLARAWLTMTRQAGLVGQRDDRDRPISVLSAEAERAGAPAARRSVLAVLADLPPATAPTPDEVLELLDWRAPRRARGREAAHREVLAEAAQLGMTGLGAITSYGRLLLAELTDADERADDPLGLHADAESGEPSTAVRALDALLPAPVDHFLVQADLTVVVPGPPDPALAAELDVVAEHESAGGASVHRVTTASVRRALDTGYSADDLHTLFRRRSRTPVPQGLTYLVDDVARKHGGLRVGSAGGYVRSDDEALLTEVLADKRLEPLAFRRLAPTVLVTPYQVQRMLVALRDAGYAPVPEDASGSTVLSRPKTRRAPAWVSAAARSLDPLAAPRLPLPRLLGVVEQIRRGEAAARAARRAPAVVRGGTARTGPAPAHTHSDALAVLQQALRDKALVWVGYVDAHGATASRLVRPVSIGAGYLRAEDERTEMLHTFALHRITAAVLED; via the coding sequence ATGACCACCTCACTCGCCGACCACCTGCGGACCCTTCCCGACGAGGCCCTGGCCGCCCTGCTCCAGCTGCGGCCGGACCTCGTCGTACCGGTGCCGGCCGACGTCTCCGCCCTCGCCATCCGCGCCCAGTCGCGGGTCTCCGTGGCCCGGGCGCTCGACGGGCTGGACCAGTTCACCCTCCAGATCCTGGACGCCGCCCGGCTCACCCGGGACCCGGCGGGCGGCGGCACCTCCACGGACGCCGTGCTGGCGATGGCCACCGCCGGCGAGCACCCGCCCGCGCCGACCGCCGTCCGGGGCGCGGTCGACCGGCTCCGCGGGCTCTTCCTGCTGTACGGCCCGGAGCACGACCTGCGCGTGGTGGGCGGCGTCGACGAGGTGTCCCCGTACCCGGCGGGGCTGGGCAGGCCGGCGGCGGAGCTGGACGCGCGGACGGCGGCCCTCTGCGCGGACCCGGCGAAGCTGCGGCGGACGCTGCTGGCCGCGCCGCCCTCGGCGCGGGCGATCCTTGACCGGCTCGCCGCCGGCCCACCGGTCGGCACCGTGCCCCCGGGCGCGCTGGAGGCCCCCGCCACCGGCGCCGAGGACGTCCTCCCGCCGGACCTGGTCAACGGGGGCGCGCCCACCGGCTCCCCGATCCGCTGGCTGGTGGAGCACCGGCTGCTCGTGCGGATGTCGGCCGTCAAGGGCGGTGGCACCGTCGAGCTGCCCCGCGAGGTGGGGCTGCTGCTGCGCCGGGACGCCGGTCCGCTGGGCCCGCTGCGCACCAGCCCGCCCGTGGTGGCGAGCCCGGCCCGGGAGGCGAAGGCGGTGGACTCCGCCGGGGCCGGGCAGACCATGGAGGTGGTCCGGCAGACCGAGGCGCTGCTGGAGAGCCTGGCCGCTGAGCCGGCCCCGGTGCTGCGCTCCGGTGGCGTCGGCGTGCGTGACCTGCGCCGGCTGGCCCGGGGCCTCGGGCTGGACGACGCCACCACCGCCCTGCTCTTCGAGGTCGCGTACGCGGCCGGGCTGGTCGGCGAGCTGGAGCTGACCGGTGCCGTCACCGCCCGCTACGGCGGCGACCAGCAGATCCTGCCCACCGGCGGGTACGAGGTGTGGCGGGCGGCCTCGCTCGCCCAGCGCTGGGAGCAGCTCGCCCGGGCCTGGCTGACCATGACCCGGCAGGCGGGCCTGGTCGGGCAGCGCGACGACCGGGACCGGCCGATCTCGGTGCTCTCCGCCGAGGCGGAACGGGCCGGCGCCCCCGCCGCCCGGCGTTCGGTGCTCGCCGTGCTGGCCGACCTGCCGCCGGCGACCGCCCCGACCCCCGACGAGGTGCTGGAGCTGCTGGACTGGCGGGCGCCCCGGCGGGCTCGAGGGCGGGAGGCCGCCCACCGGGAGGTGCTGGCCGAGGCGGCCCAGCTCGGGATGACCGGTCTCGGGGCAATCACCTCGTACGGGCGGCTGCTGCTGGCCGAGCTGACCGATGCCGACGAGCGGGCCGACGACCCGCTCGGGCTGCATGCCGACGCCGAGTCGGGCGAGCCGTCCACCGCTGTCCGGGCGCTGGACGCGCTGCTGCCCGCCCCGGTCGACCACTTCCTCGTGCAGGCCGACCTGACCGTGGTGGTGCCCGGCCCGCCCGACCCGGCGCTCGCCGCCGAGCTGGACGTGGTGGCCGAGCACGAGTCGGCCGGCGGGGCGAGCGTGCACCGGGTCACCACGGCCAGCGTGCGGCGGGCCCTGGACACCGGCTACTCGGCCGACGACCTGCACACGCTGTTCCGCCGCCGGTCCCGTACACCCGTCCCGCAGGGGTTGACCTACCTGGTGGACGACGTGGCCCGCAAGCACGGCGGGCTGCGGGTCGGCTCGGCCGGCGGGTACGTGCGCAGCGACGACGAGGCGCTGCTCACCGAGGTGCTGGCCGACAAGCGGCTGGAGCCGTTGGCGTTCCGCCGGCTGGCCCCGACGGTGCTCGTCACCCCGTACCAGGTGCAGCGGATGCTGGTCGCGTTGCGCGACGCCGGCTACGCGCCGGTGCCCGAGGACGCCAGCGGCTCGACGGTGCTGTCCCGGCCGAAGACCCGGCGGGCGCCCGCCTGGGTGTCGGCCGCCGCCCGGAGCCTGGACCCCTTGGCGGCGCCCCGGCTGCCGCTGCCCCGCCTGCTCGGCGTGGTGGAGCAGATCCGGCGCGGCGAGGCGGCGGCGCGGGCGGCCCGGCGGGCCCCGGCGGTGGTCCGCGGCGGCACGGCGCGCACCGGCCCGGCGCCGGCGCACACCCACAGCGACGCCCTCGCGGTGCTCCAGCAGGCCCTGCGGGACAAGGCGCTGGTCTGGGTGGGCTACGTCGACGCGCACGGGGCGACCGCGTCCCGGCTGGTCCGGCCGGTGTCGATCGGGGCGGGCTACCTGCGGGCCGAGGACGAGCGCACGGAGATGCTGCACACCTTCGCGCTGCACCGGATCACCGCGGCGGTGCTGGAGGACTGA
- a CDS encoding 1,4-dihydroxy-6-naphthoate synthase has product MALSLAISPCPNDTFVFDALVHGRVPGAPPVEVTYADVDVTNTAAERGAFDLVKVSYAALPWLLDDYHLLPCGGALGRGCGPLVLTPGGRTDLSGATVAVPGERTTAYLLFRLWSAERPPARIEVVPFHEIMPGVAAGRYDAGLVIHEARFTYPRHGLAALVDLGEWWEGDTGLPIPLGAILARKGAVDPVAAAAWIRESVRQAWADPEASREYVLSHAQEMEPDVVDQHIGLYVNEFTADLGEAGFAAVEALLGRAADAGLVPQTSSSRATAWTS; this is encoded by the coding sequence GTGGCGCTCTCCCTGGCGATCTCCCCCTGCCCCAATGACACCTTCGTCTTCGACGCGCTCGTGCACGGCCGGGTGCCGGGTGCCCCGCCGGTCGAGGTGACCTACGCCGACGTGGACGTCACCAACACGGCCGCCGAGCGCGGGGCGTTCGACCTGGTGAAGGTGAGCTACGCGGCGCTGCCCTGGCTGCTCGACGACTACCACCTGCTGCCCTGCGGCGGGGCGCTGGGCCGGGGGTGCGGGCCGCTGGTGCTGACCCCGGGGGGCCGGACCGACCTGTCCGGCGCGACCGTGGCGGTGCCGGGCGAGCGGACCACGGCGTACCTGCTGTTCCGGCTCTGGTCGGCGGAGCGGCCGCCGGCGCGGATCGAGGTGGTGCCGTTCCACGAGATCATGCCGGGCGTCGCCGCCGGCCGGTACGACGCCGGGCTGGTGATCCACGAGGCGCGCTTCACCTACCCGCGGCACGGGCTGGCCGCCCTGGTCGACCTGGGCGAGTGGTGGGAGGGCGATACCGGGCTGCCGATCCCGCTCGGCGCGATCCTGGCCCGCAAGGGCGCGGTCGACCCGGTGGCGGCGGCCGCCTGGATCCGCGAGTCGGTACGCCAGGCCTGGGCCGACCCGGAGGCCAGCCGCGAGTACGTGCTCTCCCACGCGCAGGAGATGGAGCCCGACGTGGTGGACCAGCACATCGGCCTCTACGTCAACGAGTTCACCGCCGACCTGGGAGAGGCCGGCTTCGCCGCCGTGGAGGCGCTGCTGGGCCGGGCCGCCGACGCCGGGCTCGTCCCTCAGACCTCCAGCTCGCGCGCCACCGCGTGGACCAGCTGA
- a CDS encoding toxin-antitoxin system HicB family antitoxin, translated as MGWGDPALTASWHYSGKFNLRAGESLHRELAMQAAEDGMSPNQYVLRKLSAA; from the coding sequence TTGGGCTGGGGCGATCCAGCCCTCACGGCGTCTTGGCACTACTCGGGCAAGTTCAACCTGCGCGCCGGGGAGAGCCTGCACCGCGAGCTGGCGATGCAGGCCGCCGAGGACGGCATGAGCCCCAACCAGTACGTCCTGCGGAAGCTCAGCGCCGCCTGA
- a CDS encoding GNAT family N-acetyltransferase — MVDRTDALTWKEFGEEHVAALTELAEACLAVDGGLPLFTSPALLRARLLQTRTLGAWHDGALVAAVGVGTDRRPATSTGLVHPAWRGRGVGGRLLSWADEQAGEAGLLLTTESWNADADALFTSRGFEQTFLEWVLRHDLDALPDVAAPDGVRTEPIAWEIGPELFATYRASFADRPGFVEPDADEWLGELREDDGYRPDLSLIARGPDGAAVGFLNVIDNWIDQVGVVPGWRGRRVGAYLVASALRALAADGAGEAWLCVNDNNPAAALYRRLGFDDAGRRARYLRRRP; from the coding sequence ATGGTGGACCGGACGGACGCGCTGACCTGGAAAGAGTTCGGCGAGGAGCATGTCGCTGCGCTGACCGAGCTGGCCGAGGCGTGTCTGGCCGTCGACGGCGGCCTGCCGCTGTTCACCAGCCCAGCACTGCTGCGGGCGCGACTGCTCCAGACCCGTACCCTCGGTGCCTGGCACGACGGCGCGCTCGTCGCGGCCGTCGGCGTCGGCACCGACCGCCGGCCGGCCACCAGCACCGGGCTGGTGCATCCCGCGTGGCGCGGGCGCGGCGTCGGCGGCCGGCTGCTGAGCTGGGCGGACGAGCAGGCCGGCGAGGCGGGCCTGCTGCTGACCACCGAGTCGTGGAACGCCGACGCGGACGCCCTGTTCACCAGCCGTGGCTTCGAGCAGACCTTCCTGGAGTGGGTGCTGCGGCACGACCTCGACGCGCTCCCCGACGTGGCCGCGCCGGACGGCGTGCGCACCGAACCGATCGCCTGGGAGATCGGCCCCGAACTGTTCGCCACCTACCGGGCGTCGTTCGCCGACCGGCCCGGCTTCGTCGAGCCGGACGCCGACGAGTGGCTGGGCGAGCTGCGGGAGGACGACGGCTACCGGCCGGACCTGTCGCTCATCGCCCGAGGTCCCGACGGTGCCGCCGTGGGCTTCCTCAACGTCATCGACAACTGGATCGACCAGGTGGGTGTCGTCCCCGGCTGGCGGGGCCGGCGGGTCGGGGCGTACCTGGTGGCGAGCGCACTGCGGGCCCTGGCCGCCGACGGCGCCGGCGAGGCGTGGCTCTGCGTCAACGACAACAACCCGGCCGCCGCGCTGTACCGGCGGCTCGGGTTCGACGACGCCGGCCGCCGCGCCCGCTACCTGCGCCGCCGCCCCTGA
- a CDS encoding GntR family transcriptional regulator codes for MDELLDDLLSKIKNGAYPPGSQLPSGRALADAYDVSQSTISRAVARLREQGVLVGRPGRGVFVAESPRR; via the coding sequence ATGGACGAACTGCTCGATGACCTGCTGAGCAAGATCAAGAACGGGGCCTATCCGCCTGGTTCTCAGCTCCCCTCTGGGCGGGCGCTCGCAGACGCGTACGACGTCTCGCAGTCCACGATCAGCCGGGCGGTGGCGAGGCTGCGGGAGCAGGGTGTGCTGGTCGGGCGTCCGGGCCGAGGCGTCTTCGTCGCGGAGTCCCCACGACGCTGA
- a CDS encoding HAD family hydrolase: MPPLMVGFDLDMTLVDSRPGIAAAYRALTAQTGVPVDAELAVSRLGPPLRTEIAHWFPPEQVEEAVLAYRELYPAYAITPTVPMPGAEAAIDAVHARGGRVMVVTSKIGRLAKLHLDHLGLAVDELAGDLFAEQKATALREHGATLYVGDHVADMTAAKTAGIPGVGVATGPCSRAELGAAGAHLVLDDLTEFPAALDRIIRLAWEG, from the coding sequence ATGCCTCCACTGATGGTCGGGTTCGACCTCGACATGACCCTGGTCGACTCGCGTCCCGGCATCGCCGCCGCCTACCGGGCGCTGACCGCGCAGACCGGCGTGCCCGTGGACGCCGAGCTGGCGGTCTCCCGGCTCGGGCCGCCGCTGCGCACCGAGATCGCGCACTGGTTCCCGCCCGAGCAGGTGGAGGAGGCGGTGCTCGCCTACCGCGAGCTCTACCCGGCGTACGCGATCACCCCGACCGTGCCGATGCCCGGCGCGGAGGCGGCGATCGACGCGGTGCACGCCCGCGGCGGCCGGGTGATGGTGGTGACCTCCAAGATCGGCCGGCTGGCCAAGCTGCACCTGGACCACCTCGGGCTGGCCGTCGACGAGCTGGCCGGGGACCTCTTCGCCGAGCAGAAGGCGACCGCGCTGCGGGAGCACGGCGCGACCCTGTACGTGGGCGACCACGTGGCCGACATGACCGCGGCGAAGACGGCGGGAATCCCCGGCGTGGGAGTGGCGACCGGGCCGTGTTCCCGGGCCGAACTGGGGGCGGCGGGTGCCCATCTGGTGCTGGATGATCTCACCGAATTCCCGGCGGCGCTGGACCGGATCATCCGGCTAGCCTGGGAGGGGTAG
- a CDS encoding sigma-70 family RNA polymerase sigma factor has protein sequence MTSWEGVLTGLVQQRGTALKRYGYLLCGDSSEAEDLVQEALVRTFSSARRTEVGQVEGYVRTVMLRLYLDRTRRRNLWRRIQPLAAPAPQPDQHAYADLRGDLGRALRELSARQRACVVLHYYLDLSVQECADLLDLKPGAVKRYLYEARSRLAERLGPPEPAREEH, from the coding sequence GTGACGAGTTGGGAAGGCGTGCTCACCGGGCTGGTGCAGCAGCGGGGCACTGCGCTCAAGCGGTACGGCTACCTCCTGTGCGGTGACAGCAGCGAGGCCGAGGACCTGGTTCAGGAGGCCCTCGTTCGCACGTTCAGCTCTGCCCGGCGCACTGAGGTGGGACAGGTCGAGGGGTACGTCCGCACCGTCATGCTGCGCTTGTACCTCGACCGGACGCGTCGGCGGAACCTCTGGCGGCGGATCCAGCCGCTCGCGGCGCCGGCGCCACAGCCGGATCAGCACGCGTACGCGGACCTGCGGGGAGATCTCGGCCGCGCGCTGCGGGAGTTGTCCGCCCGGCAGCGGGCGTGCGTAGTCCTGCACTACTACCTCGACCTTTCGGTGCAGGAGTGCGCCGATCTGCTCGACCTCAAGCCCGGAGCCGTGAAGCGGTACCTGTACGAGGCCCGCTCGCGGCTCGCCGAACGGCTCGGGCCTCCCGAGCCTGCCCGGGAGGAGCACTGA